The proteins below come from a single Yamadazyma tenuis chromosome 5, complete sequence genomic window:
- a CDS encoding thioesterase superfamily protein (COG:S; EggNog:ENOG503P2HS), with amino-acid sequence MVGETSKYEEHIHSLAVYQELLEQHKAFNLSRLIEENLRPNLTGDTLIGDDKINYRGNGIFFIDDAFLQEYDDIDEVKDGESNFLVTFFHLGSKLSGHNGIVHGGLLATLLDELTCRLAFQNFHSKKGVTANLNINYKKPCFVNSVVMIKCELSRKSGRKCWVKGSVFSVKDSELELLTECECLVIEPRWVKNL; translated from the coding sequence ATGGTGGGAGAAACTTCCAAGTATGAAGAGCACATACACCTGTTAGCAGTGTACcaggagttgttggaacaGCACAAGGCATTCAATTTGTCACGGTTGATCGAAGAGAATTTAAGACCCAACTTAACTGGTGACACATTGATTGGTGATGACAAGATTAACTACAGAGGAAACGGAATCTTTTTTATCGATGATGCTTTTCTACAGGAGTATGACGACATTGACGAAGTGAAAGACGGAGAATCCAACTTCCTAGTGACATTTTTCCATTTAGGTTCCAAATTGTCTGGTCATAATGGGATAGTGCATGGGGGTTTATTAGCCACTCTTCTAGATGAATTGACATGCAGATTAGCATTTCAGAATTTCCATTCGAAAAAGGGTGTCActgccaacttgaacatcaactACAAAAAACCGTGTTTTGTGAATtcggtggtgatgataaaATGTGAATTGTCTAGAAAGAGTGGTAGAAAGTGTTGGGTCAAAGGGTCTGTGTTTAGTGTTAAAGACAGCGAATTGGAGTTATTGACTGAATGTGAATGCCTTGTCATAGAGCCGAGATGggtcaagaacttgtag
- a CDS encoding uncharacterized protein (EggNog:ENOG503NZEB) → MYSDPFKAVTRKLSDNVLIASAPFSIFNRLRVGARMSLFHYDGKVVVYSAFPYGSEVVRALKELTGKDEFDVSHIIVPNKEHYKAVGGFKRAFPKAKVITSEKFQTDEFEVDYRIPFSEGNKVLDEKALKAIGIKEESFLKNFQLVFLSRHRLKELVLYDKNSKFVTSADFALSFSSGRDGVEQYAEETGWPKGSNPYSGWSYLLRWCYPGNKLWVNQVNKSNMTDTEEGRAGIKAIYSLDFTKLIPCHGNILDDGKQVLTSYFSFLDTK, encoded by the coding sequence ATGTATTCAGACCCATTCAAAGCGGTTACCAGAAAGTTATCCGACAATGTGTTGATAGCTTCGGCTCCGTTCAGCATATTCAACAGATTGAGAGTCGGAGCTCGAATGTCCTTGTTCCATTACGATGGGAAAGTGGTTGTTTACTCGGCATTTCCCTACGGCAGTGAAGTTGTTAGAGCTCTAAAGGAGCTTACTGGTAAAGACGAATTCGACGTGTCTCACATCATCGTGCCCAATAAAGAGCACTACAAGGCAGTGGGAGGATTCAAGCGGGCGTTTCCAAAGGCCAAGGTAATCACTCTGGAAAAGTTCCAAACTGACGAATTTGAGGTTGACTACAGAATCCCATTTAGTGAAGGTAATAAGGTCCTCGATGAGAAGGCTTTGAAAGCCATTGGAATAAAGGAAGAATCATTTCTTAAGAACTTCCAGTTGGTGTTCTTGAGCCGTCACCGTCTAAAGGAATTGGTCTTATATGATAAGAATTCCAAGTTTGTTACTTCGGCAGACTTTGCACTTTCCTTCTCAAGTGGTCGTGATGGGGTTGAACAGTACGCGGAAGAAACTGGGTGGCCCAAGGGAAGTAATCCATATTCCGGATGGTCTTACTTACTCAGATGGTGTTATCCTGGTAACAAACTTTGGGTTAACCAAGTCAACAAGCTGAATATGACAGACACTGAGGAAGGAAGAGCAGGTATTAAGGCCATATACAGTTTAGACTTCACTAAATTGATTCCATGTCACGGGAATATTTTGGACGACGGCAAACAAGTACTTACCTCTTACTTCAGTTTCTTGGACACAAAGTAG
- the NOP10 gene encoding snoRNP complex protein (EggNog:ENOG503P6R9; COG:J) — translation MLSEEKFYIVREESSRMHLMYTIGPDGKRLYTLKKNTEDGEITKSAHPARFSPDDKYSRQRVTLKKRYGLLPTQQQD, via the coding sequence ATGCTTAGTGAAGAAAAATTTTATATTGTAAGAGAAGAGCTGTCCAGAATGCATTTAATGTACACTATTGGTCCAGATGGAAAGAGGTTATATACCTTGAAAAAGAACACCGAAGACggtgaaatcaccaaatcgGCCCACCCAGCCAGATTTTCTCCAGATGACAAGTACTCCAGACAAAGAGttactttgaagaagagatatGGTTTATTACCaactcaacaacaagattgA
- a CDS encoding uncharacterized protein (COG:E; EggNog:ENOG503NVJ7; MEROPS:MER0033254), with translation MCGILCLVNTEFQGHPPCLNNQSSVWECQDTVKIRNIFKQDFRLSATDLNKLNNQEKLKQLNNQLIKLGNNVKVDNSEKIDEVFQQIKDITEEEPEDELTFSSSIEEYNHLIPAIAGRGPDYLQYNKFDLGDSNVQLFSSVLSLRQPFISQPVFTDRYVVQFNGELYNSQCEFSNDTEFLLNQIVKHGIKKALVTLSGEFAFCILDKFEQCVFFGRDSIGKRSLCYKQTKDEILISSVPQRLYSECEGNKLYKFSTQSYKLEVSLLTREFEELVPFNILNYNEPTTQVNRIYESLKRSCFIRQETICPLQATEASLAVLFSGGIDCAVIAALLIENFLELKTPVKIDLLTVGFDNPRTGVKASQSPDRQLSFKSWFHLAKKCSGTNVSLRLVQVDVDYKLWLTHKKNVVSLMYPQETEMDLSIAIAFYFASNNIVPCQKLELQNYEVSWSDFISDTNKYVRVEDYISSAKVLFSGLGADELFGGYSRHEAIFSSLKPDDDPSRQYEELNKQLLHDIEIIHKRNLGRDDRVISSWGKELRYPYLDNEFIKLVINSIEPNYKIKLDWAVTKKGKTISKPTRKWILRQLAGTMGLNFVKDELKRAIQFGAKSAKLEIGQAKARGTDELK, from the coding sequence ATGTGTGGAATTCTATGTTTGGTAAACACCGAGTTTCAAGGCCATCCACCTTGTCTCAATAACCAAAGCTCTGTATGGGAGTGTCAGGACACAGTCAAGATACGAAATATTTTCAAACAGGATTTCCGGTTGTCAGCAACAGATTTAAACAAGTTAAACAATCAAGAAAAGCTAAAGCAGTTGAATAATCAATTGATAAAACTTGGGAACAATGTCAAAGTCGATAATCTGGAAAAGATAGACGAAGtgtttcaacaaatcaaagatatcaccgaagaagaacccgAAGATGAACTCacattttcttcatccattGAAGAGTATAACCATCTAATACCTGCAATAGCTGGAAGAGGTCCTGATTACCTTCAGTATAACAAATTTGATTTAGGAGACAGCAACGTCCAATTGTTTTCGTCGGTTCTCTCTTTGAGACAACCATTCATATCACAGCCAGTCTTCACTGATAGATACGTGGTTCAGTTCAATGGAGAACTATACAACAGCCAATGTGAATTTTCAAATGATACAGAATTCCTCTTGAATCAAATCGTCAAGCATGGAATAAAGAAGGCATTGGTGACTTTGAGTGGAGAGTTTGCTTTTTGTATCTTGGATAAATTTGAACAATGTGTATTCTTCGGAAGAGACAGTATTGGCAAAAGATCACTATGCTACAAGCAAACCAAAGACGAAATTTTGATATCGTCTGTGCCCCAAAGGTTATACAGTGAATGTGAAGGCAATAAGCTCTATAAATTCTCTACCCAAAGCTATAAGCTTGAAGTATCACTTTTGACACGGGAATTTGAGGAACTTGTCCCCTTCAATATACTCAACTATAATGAACCTACGACCCAAGTCAATCGCATATATGAGAGTTTAAAGAGATCCTGCTTCATACGACAAGAAACAATTTGCCCGTTACAAGCCACTGAAGCTAGTTTGGCTGTTCTCTTCAGTGGTGGTATTGATTGTGCTGTAATTGCAGCCCTTTTGATCGAGAATTTCCTTGAACTTAAAACTCCCGTGAAAattgacttgttgaccGTTGGTTTTGATAACCCAAGAACCGGCGTTAAGGCAAGTCAAAGTCCTGACCGACAGCTCAGTTTTAAGTCCTGGTTTcacttggccaaaaaatGTAGCGGAACCAATGTCAGCTTGAGACTAGTCCAGGTGGATGTCGATTATAAGCTTTGGTTGACACACAAAAAGAATGTGGTGCTGTTGATGTATCCTCAAGAAACAGAAATGGACTTGAGTATTGCAATTGCGTTCTATTTCGCCAGCAACAATATTGTGCCTTGTCAGAAACTagagttgcaaaattatGAAGTATCATGGTCAGACTTCATCAGTGACACCAACAAGTACGTCAGAGTAGAAGATTATATTTCCCTGGCAAAAGTGCTTTTCTCTGGACTCGGAGCAGATGAGCTATTCGGAGGTTATTCCAGGCACGAGGCTATATTCTCATCACTCAAGCCAGATGATGATCCACTGAGACAATATGAGGAATTGAACAAACAGCTTCTACACGATATAGAGATCATTCACAAGAGAAACCTTGGAAGAGACGATAGAGTGATAAGCTCCTGGGGCAAAGAACTCAGGTACCCTTACCTTGACAACGAGTTCATCAAGCTCGTTATTAACAGTATCGAGCCAAATTACAAGATAAAGTTGGATTGGGCTGTTACCAAAAAAGGTAAGACAATCAGCAAACCTACAAGAAAATGGATTCTCAGGCAGTTGGCGGGCACTATGGGACTCAACTTCGTCAAAGACGAGTTGAAACGGGCAATTCAATTCGGAGCCAAAAGTGCAAAACTCGAGATTGGACAGGCCAAAGCCAGAGGCACCGATGAATTAAAGTAA
- the DAD4 gene encoding DASH complex subunit dad4 (EggNog:ENOG503P5Z2; COG:Z) → MQNPHEQAQSALLSRIINNVENLNESVVAMNKSLQEINRRNLDIEIASQLWEGYASNAAFDLERTGDKTDPI, encoded by the exons ATGCAAAATCCACACGAACAAGCCCAGAGTGCATTGCTCTCACGTATAATCAACAATGTC GAAAACTTGAATGAGTCTGTTGTTGCTATGAACAAGTCCTTACAAGAGAtcaacagaagaaacttAGACATTGAAATTGCATCACAGTTGTGGGAAGGGTATGCCAGCAATGCTGCGTTTGATTTGGAGAGGACAGGCGACAAAACCGATCCTATATGA
- the SWA2 gene encoding auxilin-like clathrin-binding protein required for normal clathrin function (EggNog:ENOG503NZS2; COG:S) has product MAPPKKDVFADLFPAGNTTTANRRKNLADLQKDRYGNNSNAGNMGMDIFDSLNSSKASFPVESSTNTWDEIGTSTSGSRGDSSSSVGNSSQTGSNVHTPLNSQIEDPFDIFKEPSVASNSTSNKASTINSVKPTKPTNNPQNNAHSLLDDEFTDAFQEEPQPAPISKSVPEKESFEPYSEDLRSNSSSSLSKRDELIAQLVDIGFPVEVSDSAISEVGMDLQACVNYIMNGGNSRSSSSSQPSLPRTRTHSPNKEDLGAKLNDLSTDFFNKASIFLNKSKETVIKNIEQFQQAQTTGRGSPSNSLPVWMQDSEKEKYKKREAEFFGKSDNDYSADEANIDHEFISNFMEEQKQKQKARNKARVDNLKAMAKNKIYGASPTKSPSPEKAELPPRPLSNPSRERVPATTKADAPRKEQAHQLTSKTQQTKAPQPDVDLLGVGGSLSRAEKFRNDSNGDEVYVSSRRRKPAAPTPSKPKASRKTTREPLDQFSQSDYDIGKEKATKSFANGDYDDALINYEKCLNVLTPTHELRLVINSNLALTLIKLGSYKQARDQCDQALHLINIEDINDESYVINDKPVKYWYIKLLSRKAEALEMIEAFSDSLECYMELVTKLGVNDKKVMDARRRVNNIVNPPPKPKPSVSRPKPSRIQPVNNDNLKRVQAQNKKQEDRDSLKYQLHDQVESKTSAWSNGKEDNLRSLLMSLPEILPASLGFPFLTSKKITINDLMLPKKVKINYMKVISSIHPDKLTSLNLGVEEEMLCQSIFITLNKSWDIFKEQNGIN; this is encoded by the coding sequence ATGGCtcctccaaagaaagaTGTGTTTGCTGATTTATTTCCAGCTGGAAATACCACTACAGCAAACAGAAGGAAAAACTTGGCCGATTTACAAAAAGACAGATACGGTAACAATAGCAATGCCGGTAACATGGGAATGGATATCTTTGACAGTTTAAACAGCTCAAAAGCATCATTTCCAGTGGAATCATCCACCAATACATGGGACGAAATTGGTACGTCCACTAGTGGTAGCCGTGGTGATAGTTCCAGTTCTGTTGGGAATTCGAGTCAAACTGGCTCTAATGTGCATACCCCTTTGAATTCACAAATAGAAGACCCctttgatatcttcaaggAACCGAGCGTTGCTAGTAACTCAACCTCGAACAAGGCATCGACTATCAATTCTGTTAAACCAACCAAGCCAACGAATAATCCACAAAACAACGCACACTCTTTGTTGGACGATGAGTTTACGGATGctttccaagaagaaccacaACCAGCTCCAATCCTGAAATCAGTGCCAGAGAAAGAATCCTTTGAACCCTACAGCGAAGATTTAAGATCGAACTCGAGCTCTTCATTGAGTAAGAGGGATGAGTTAATAGCCCAACTCGTGGATATTGGATTTCCAGTGGAAGTTTCTGACTCTGCTATCAGTGAGGTGGGTATGGATTTACAAGCCTGTGTTAACTACATTATGAATGGAGGCAACCTGAGATCCAGTTCTTCCTCCCAACCATCACTACCTAGAACAAGAACTCATAGCCCCAACAAGGAGGATTTGGGCGCCAAGCTTAATGATCTTTCCACggacttcttcaataaggcctccattttcttgaataaGTCAAAGGAGACTGTCATAAAGAATATTGAGCAGTTTCAACAAGCTCAAACGACAGGCAGAGGGTCCCCTTCCAACTCCTTACCGGTTTGGATGCAAGATCTggagaaagaaaagtaCAAAAAGAGAGAAGCTGAGTTCTTTGGTAAGAGTGACAATGATTATAGTGCTGATGAGGCTAACATTGACCATGAATTTATCAGTAATTTTATGGAAGAGCAAaaacagaaacaaaagGCACGTAATAAAGCTAGAGTTGATAACTTGAAAGCCATGGCAAAGAACAAGATTTATGGGGCATCGCCTACAAAAAGCCCGTCTCCTGAGAAGGCTGAGTTACCACCAAGACCATTACTGAATCcttcaagagaaagagTTCCTGCTACCACCAAGGCTGATGCTCCAAGGAAAGAACAGGCACATCAATTAACATCCAAGACTCAGCAGACTAAAGCTCCACAACCTGACGTGGACTtgcttggtgttggtggatCTCTTTCAAGAGCCGAAAAGTTTAGGAATGATTCAAATGGTGACGAGGTATATGTTTCCTCAAGAAGGAGAAAGCCAGCTGCACCCACACCCAGCAAACCAAAAGCTTCTAGAAAAACTACAAGGGAACCATTGGATCAGTTTCTGCAATCAGATTACGATATTGGAAAAGAGAAGGCCACCAAATCTTTTGCCAATGGAGATTATGACGATGCTTTAATCAACTATGAGAAATGTTTGAATGTCCTCACCCCAACCCATGAGTTACGCCTAGTTATTAACTCTAATTTGGCACTCACATTGATTAAGCTTGGATCCTATAAGCAGGCTAGGGATCAATGTGACCAGGCCCTTCACCTTATAAacattgaagatatcaacgATGAAAGTTATGTGATAAACGACAAACCGGTCAAGTATTGGTACATCAAGCTTTTATCAAGAAAGGCTGAAGCATTGGAAATGATTGAAGCATTTTCCGACTCCTTAGAATGCTATATGGAATTGGTCACAAAACTAGGGGTCAATGACAAAAAGGTCATGGATGCGAGAAGAAGGGTCAACAACATCGTTAATCCTCCTCCTAAACCTAAACCTTCCGTGTCTAGACCTAAACCTTCTAGAATACAGCCAGTCAACAATGATAATCTTAAGAGAGTTCAAGCACAAAATAAGAAGCAAGAGGATAGAGATAGCCTTAAGTACCAGTTGCACGATCAGGTTGAGTCCAAAACCCTGGCTTGGAGTAATGGAAAAGAGGACAACTTGAGAAGCTTGTTGATGTCTTTACCAGAAATATTACCAGCATCCTTAGGCTTTCCGTTTTTAACCTCCAAAAAGATCActatcaatgatttgatgttGCCTAAGAAAGTGAAGATCAACTACATGAAAGTGATCAGCTCTATTCACCCTGATAAGTTGACCAGTTTGAACCTAGGAGTAGAAGAGGAAATGCTTTGTCAGTCGATTTTCATTACGTTAAACAAATCATGGGACATATTCAAAGAACAGAATGGCATTAATTAG
- a CDS encoding uncharacterized protein (EggNog:ENOG503NZEB), which yields MYPTPLKAVVRNLTENVVIASTPFTRAGIINFGARMSLFHYNGEVIVWSAIPYGDEVVRSLKLLTGREKDFNVTYLIIPDAEHTMAAKSFKEQYPNLKIIGMDAAANAVPVPIDYPITSKYANKLIDSGVLKEVGIQDESILSNFEFVYLPSHRNKELVLFDKNSKILFEADLLLCLGPKGTKLEQYSPELGFPDNFNPHGGTSFLAGFTHPDSGFFKGLVNRLVKSKDLEVRKGLQTIYNWDFTKMVPCHGNVINEGKPYFKKFFDFVN from the coding sequence ATGTATCCAACACCTTTGAAGGCGGTAGTAAGAAACTTGACAGAAAATGTGGTGATTgcatcaacaccatttACCAGAGCCGGAATTATCAATTTTGGGGCTCGTATGTCCCTTTTTCACTATAATGGAGAGGTGATTGTGTGGTCAGCTATTCCATATGGAGATGAGGTGGTCAGGAGCTTGAAACTATTGACCGGCAGAGAAAAAGACTTCAATGTGACGTATTTGATTATTCCTGATGCTGAACACACCATGGCTGCCAAGTCGTTCAAGGAGCAATATCCAAACCTTAAAATTATTGGAATGGATGCTGCTGCCAATGCTGTTCCCGTACCAATCGATTATCCTATTACTTCCAAATATGCtaacaagttgattgattCTGGTGTCTTGAAGGAAGTCGGCATCCAGGATGAGTCTATCCTTTCCAATTTCGAGTTTGTCTACTTGCCCAGCCACCGTaacaaagagttggtgTTATTTGATaagaactccaagattttgtttgagGCCGATTTGCTTTTGTGCTTAGGTCCGAAAGGCACTAAACTCGAACAGTATAGCCCTGAACTAGGATTCCCCGATAATTTCAATCCTCATGGAGGAACTTCATTCTTGGCTGGGTTCACCCATCCCGACTCAGGGTTTTTTAAAGGGTTGGTCAATAGACTtgtcaagtccaaagacCTTGAGGTCCGCAAGGGACTTCAAACAATATACAACTGGGATTTCACAAAAATGGTTCCGTGCCATGGCAATGTGATTAATGAGGGCAAGCCATACTTTAAGAAGTTCTTTGACTTTGTTAATTGA
- a CDS encoding uncharacterized protein (EggNog:ENOG503NV5M; COG:O), with protein sequence MMAMRGVLIISALFLGVSSVEHPSFVPFDTSQLAESSLFEQFLYGSLKDSNWQVSKAKKDDKFSYSGEWAIEPASKYPGISGDSGLVLKTKAAHHAISYKLDTPFDNTDNDLVLQYEIKTQDGLECGGTYIKLLNKDFDQSGPFSSQTPFQLMFGPDKCGSNDKIHFIINRKNPITNTYEEKHLSQAPMSRSTQVSTLYTLIFKRNSDFEIRINGQVVKAGNVLSKPHLLKPKLNPPKEIEDATMKKPDDWEDEEFIFDESVQKPEDYDEKYASAFIPDPEDTKPEGWLDDEPSYIVDASVKKPEEWIDEEDGEWMPPALRNPKCTVGCGEWKPKLISNKNYKGPWTPSFIPNPRYKGQWRPSKVPNPYYYEDHHPSNLGLIGGLGFELWSMEKDILFDNIYLGHSVQEAELIGNKTFIPKLEIEQLDYAQNRPKAVKGPSPPPKSFEEMLRDEENTLGVKQILIFFYLIFKREFLSMSDFYYQFRKDPANTLFDYPLKAAVYSGVILFGFTFFFGTVNAVVFYLSRWSDATKESINMAREAVDRDYGSSDSEGSDEESEDDSNSEGVPKIFEISAEGDEFEIKATSTERRQTEAVKRS encoded by the coding sequence ATGATGGCAATGAGAGGTGTGTTGATAATAAGTGCATTGTTTTTGGGTGTCTCCAGTGTTGAGCATCCTTCTTTTGTGCCATTTGATACTTCTCAGTTAGCAGAATCATCCTTATTTGAACAGTTTTTGTATGGATCTTTAAAAGATTCTAACTGGCAGGTTTCCAAAGCCAAGAAGGACGACAAATTCTCATATTCTGGAGAATGGGCCATTGAACCAGCATCTAAGTATCCTGGGATTTCTGGTGATTCCGGCTTGGTTTTGAAGACTAAGGCTGCCCATCATGCCATATCATATAAGCTTGACACTCCGTTTGATAATACTGATAATGATTTGGTGTTACAATATGAGATCAAGACTCAAGATGGTTTGGAATGTGGTGGAACATATAtaaagttgttgaacaaagatTTTGATCAGAGCGGGCCGTTCAGTAGCCAAACTCCCTTTCAACTAATGTTTGGCCCTGATAAATGTGGATCCAATGATAAAATACATTTCATTATCAACCGAAAGAACCCAATTACAAACACCTACGAGGAAAAACATTTAAGTCAAGCCCCTATGTCTAGGTCAACCCAAGTTTCCACCTTGTATACTCTTATATTTAAGAGAAACTCCGACTTTGAAATCAGGATCAATGGACAAGTGGTAAAAGCTGGTAATGTCCTTAGTAAGCCTCATTTATTGAAACCAAAATTGAACCCTCCAAAGGAGATTGAAGACGCTACAATGAAGAAACCTGATGACTgggaagatgaagagtttATTTTCGATGAGCTGGTACAAAAACCAGAAGATTATGATGAGAAGTATGCTTCTGCGTTTATACCTGACCCAGAGGACACGAAACCTGAAGGCTGGTTGGATGATGAACCTAGCTACATTGTGGATGCATCTGTCAAAAAGCCAGAAGAATGgattgatgaagaagatggagaatGGATGCCTCCCGCACTCAGAAACCCCAAATGTACTGTTGGTTGTGGTGAATGGAAACCCAAGctcatctccaacaaaaactatAAAGGGCCATGGACTCCTTCATTTATCCCCAATCCTCGTTACAAGGGTCAGTGGAGACCTTCCAAAGTGCCCAATCCATACTACTACGAAGACCACCATCCTTCGAATCTCGGGTTAATTGGAGGTTTAGGATTTGAGTTATGGTCTATGGAAAAAGACATATTGTTCGACAACATTTATCTTGGCCATTCTGTTCAGGAAGCAGAATTAATTGGAAACAAGACCTTCATTCCAAAACTAGAAATTGAGCAACTAGATTACGCCCAAAACAGACCAAAAGCTGTCAAGGGACCTTCGCCTCCTCCAAAATCGTTTGAAGAGATGTTGagagatgaagaaaacacTTTGGGTGTGAAGCAaatcttgattttcttttacttgatcttcaagagaGAATTTCTCAGTATGCTGGACTTCTATTATCAATTCAGAAAAGATCCAGCAAACACTCTTTTTGACTATCCTTTAAAAGCTGCAGTTTACTCTGGAGTTATATTATTTGGTTTCACGTTCTTCTTTGGTACCGTTAATGCTGTAGTATTCTATTTGTCAAGATGGTCAGATGCAACCAAGGAATCTATAAATATGGCTAGAGAAGCTGTTGACCGTGATTACGGTCTGTCGGACTCAGAAGGTAGTGACGAAGAAAGTGAAGATGACTCTAACTCCGAAGGCGTACCAAAGATTTTCGAAATTTCAGCTGAAGGggatgaatttgaaataAAGGCAACTTCAACAGAACGGAGACAAACTGAAGCAGTTaagagaagttga